Proteins from one Panicum virgatum strain AP13 chromosome 7K, P.virgatum_v5, whole genome shotgun sequence genomic window:
- the LOC120639948 gene encoding uncharacterized protein LOC120639948 — protein sequence MDGGSSLNILYTDTLDAMGIDRARLRPSGAPFHGVMPGKQAIPLGQIDLPAKFGDPSNYRKETLMFEVVGFKGAYHAILGWLCYCEVESCELASVVIASEDLAVIKEETPEEAPDSKWAAGSFEPAEGVKEVLINPQASGDKKVRVGVKLTPK from the exons ATGGAtgggggcagcagcctcaacatcctctACACCGATACCCTGGACGCGATGGGCATCGACCGCGCTCGCCTCCGACCCTCGGGGGCTCCCTTCCATGGCGTGATGCCAGGGAAGCAAGCGATACCACTCGGGCAGATCGACCTGCCCGCAAAGTTTGGGGATCCGTCCAACTACCGGAAGGAGACCCTCATGTTCGaggtggttgggttcaaaggggcctaccatgccatcctggGGTGGCTGTGTTAC TGTGAGGTAGAGAGCTGTGAGCTTGCTTCAGTAGTCATTGCCTCCGAGGATCTTGCTGTCATTAAAGAAGAGACCCCCGAGGAGGCCCCTGACTCTAAGTGGGCCGCTGGATCTTTTGAGCCCGCGGAGGGCGTCAAGGAGGTCCTCATCAACCCCCAGGCCTCGGGGGACAAGAAGGTGAGGGTTGGCGTGAAGCTGACTCCCAAATAG